The Toxoplasma gondii ME49 chromosome XII, whole genome shotgun sequence genome includes a region encoding these proteins:
- a CDS encoding membrane protein, putative (encoded by transcript TGME49_247630~Signal peptide predicted by SignalP 2.0 HMM (probability 0.617) with cleavage site probability 0.321 at residue 49~Predicted trans-membrane domain (TMHMM2.0):30-51:60-83:95-118:153-176), translating to MMMIKYICSKPTGGGPAPLILNPVGKWVKALIMLHILLFFAASITFVFPSVGDLFCPDLLLNVNYCAACSVVAFAMTIYFSLLYCQSWGTEREWASASLITMALAIADMLAAGWGIVLLVESSASMTDQDSETEMNYACSDWKAYLFYYATATLISIHVIIALSCAVVSIILAQGVGTQLEEIRRIV from the exons ATGATGATGATTAAGTACATATGCTCCAAGCCCACGGGAGGCGGGCCAGCCCCGTTGATTTTGAACCCTGTCGGCAAGTGGGTCAAGGCGCTGATCATGCTGCATattctcttgttcttcgccgcgtccatcaccttcgtcttcccctccGTTGGTGACTTGTTCTGTCCAGATCTGCTGTTGAACGTCAACTACTGCGCGGCGTGCTCTG tTGTGGCGTTCGCGATGACGATTTATTTCAGTCTGCTCTACTGCCAGAGCTGGGGAACCGAAAGAGAGTGGGCAAGCGCAAGCCTGATAACGATGGCTTTGGCTATTGCCGACATGTTGGCGGCTGGTTGGGGCATTGTTCTCCTGGTAGAGTCGTCGGCGAGCATGACGGATCAGGATAGTGAGACTGAGATGAACTACGCCTGCTCCGACTGGAAAGCCTACCTCTTTTATTATGCCACAGCCACTCTCATTTCCATCCACGTCATCATTGCGCTATCGTGCGCCGTGGTCTCCATCATTCTGGCTCAAGGTGTCGGCACGCAACTCGAGGAAATTCGAAGAATTGTCTGA